The DNA region TGCAGCAACGCATCGACCGCCAGGCGCAGGCCGGGAAACACGCGGCTCTCGAGCATGCCGCCCGCGGTCGCGGCCAGCGGCCGGTACTCGCCGCCGGTCAGCACGAACCAGTCGATCTGCCGTTCCAACACCCGCCACACCAGGTACTCCTGCACTCCGTTGCGCCGATAGGCACGCAGCTTGTCGTGCAGGTCGATCGCGGCGCTGCTGGCGGCGATCTCCACGATCAGTTCCGGCGCGCCGTCGATATAGTCGTCGGCGCTCATCATCGTGCGCCCCCCCGCCGCCGGCACGATACGAAGCAGCGCGTCGGGTTGCGGTTCGTTGTCCAGGTCGAGCCGCACCGTTGCGTTGTCGGCCGCCCGCACCCCCGGCGTCGATGCGCAGTAGGTCACCAGCCATCCCAGAATCGCCGCGTGCGGCTCCGCATGACTGACAGCGCGTACCGGTGACGGCATGTAGACGACCCCCTCGATCAATTCCGCCGTCTTGAGATCCGGCCGAGCGGTATAGCGCCGTTCGAACTCGGCGCGCGAGAGCCGGTCGCCGTTCTCCAGCGGCAACGGCTTGCCCGCGGCACGTTCCGCTCCGTGGCCCGGCGCCGGCGCGAGACGCTCGCGGGTTGCCTGGTCCGCCTGCACAGCCATCGACACCACCGTACCACATTCCGGGCTATTATGACGCCGAGGCCGCCCCGGCGGTCGCAAGATTACATGACCTGAGGTGACCCGTGCGCGCACACTATCTGCAACACGTTCCGTTCGAAGGTCTGGGCTGCATCGAGTCCTGGCTGCACCGCGCCGGGTACGAGGTGACCGCGACGCGGTTCTACGACTCGACCGAGTTGCCGGAACCCGTCGACGTGGACCTCGTGGTGGCGATGGGCGGCCCGATGAGCGTCAACGACGAGGAGCAGTATCCCTGGCTGGCGGCGGAAAAGCGGTTCATCGGCGCCGCTATCGAGCTGGGGCGGCCGGTGCTGGGCGTGTGCCTGGGCGCGCAGCTCATTGCCAGCGCCCGCGGAGCGGAGGTGTACCCCAACAAGGTCAAGGAGATCGGCTGGCTGCCGATCCAGGGCGTGGCGCCCGCCGCTGGCGCTGACGCCGACGGCCACGGCGATGCGGGCGGCGAGCGGCCGGCCACGTTCCGCTTTCCGCCGTTCCTGGAGGTGTTTCACTGGCACGGCGACACCTTCGACCTGCCGGAGGGAGCGGTCCGCCTGGCGCGCAGCAACGCGGCGCTGAACCAGGCGTTCCAGCTCGGCGATTCGGTGATCGGCATGCAGTTTCACCTCGACACCACCCCGGACGGCGCCCGCGCGCTGGTCGAGCATTGCCGCGCCGAGCTGGTGCCGTCGATGTACGTCCAGGCAGAGCCGCGCATCCTGGCCGCGGAACCGGCCAAGTACGGCGCGCTCAACGGCTGGATGGACAGGGTCCTGACCTTCATCACCGGCATCGACCCGCCCTAACCGGCGCCGGCGCTACCCAAGCCGGCCGAGGTGGGGATGGGCCGAAAACGGCGTACATTGGACGGCGGTGGGCGGGATGATCATGGCGGAGGCGGCGCTGAGCTTTCGTGACCCCCGTCAGAGAGCAAGGCTGATCCCGTCCGATCCTTCCTCATGAGACGTAATCAAAGACCTGCATGGGAACTGACCTGGTCGCTTTAGCCTCTCCATGTACCATCAGACGGACCCTCTCCGCTGTCTCACGGCTGACGGCTTGTTCACCGCATCGGACACACACCACCGCAGGAATACTATCGACCAGAACCTATTTCCCCTCCACCCGGAATACTTCGTCAATCAGTTCCTGCCGGCACTCTTTCGCGCCACAAACTGAGCAGATAAACATCGCTCATCTCCTCTTGGTATAGTCGATCCAGTGGTCCGAACTCGGCTCGTATAGCGTGATGATTCTCACGGTAGCGGTACTGGTGGGCGGCACGTCGGGATTCGTCGGTGGCAGGCTGGACCTGGTGATGCAGCGCGTGGTCGATGCCTGGATGGCGTTCCCGGGGCTGTTGCTGTTGTTGACGGTGATGTCGATCGTGGGCCGGGGAATGGTGGAGATCATCGTGGTGCTCGGCATAACCGGGGGCATTCCGGCGTCACGGATCGTCCGCGCCGCGGTGATCGGGGTCAAGGAGAGCACCTATTTTCTGGCCGCCGAGATGATCGGGCGCACGCGGTGGACGACGCTTCTCCGGCACGTGCTGCCCAACATCGCGGCGCCGGTGTTGATCGTGTTCAGCATCAACATCGGAGCGGTGATCATCGCCGAGGCCAGCCTGAGTTTCCTGGGCTTCGGTCTGCCGCTGGAGGTGCCGAGCTGGGGCAGTCTGCTGAGCCGCGACGGGCGCAAGTACATGGAGCAGGCGCACTGGCTGGCGCTGTGGCCCGGTCTGTGCCTGACCATCCTGGTGTACAGCCTGAACATGTTCGGCGACGCGCTGCGCGACCTGCTCGACCCCCGGCTGAAGGGCGGCATGGGCCGCATCGGCGCGCCCGGCGCCAACTAGGAGGCTGTCGGATTGCGACAGGCTCCTAGTGATCGGACGGGATGGGCCAAAAGCGGCGCCCCGGGCGGCGGTTTTGGGGCGTAGGCACGCGAACCGACGGGCCGGCCGGCGGCGGCTGTGGGCGCGAGCGGCGGCCCGCGGTATGGTACAGGTCGAGGGCGATGTCGGGCAGGGCGACCGCCGGCGCCATCGCGGTGCCGGACGGCGGGAGGTGCAGCAGCTATACGCAGGGAGTTTCAGCCCCACCGGTCGCGACGGCTGCCGGTGAGTCTGTTTCGGCGACCCCCACCACATCCAGACGCAGCCCCACGGCCGCGAGCGCTGCGTCGATCTGGTCCAGCCGCGAGCGGTGGTTCAGATCAAGCGCGCGTTCAACCTGCGGAAAGTGCCAGTTGAGACGACGCGCCAACTCGGACTTGCTGACCTGCGCGTCGCGCATCCCCCGGTACAGCATCACCTTCGCGACCGTCAGCGTTGCCAGGTACACGCAATCACCCGCCGCGGGTGTAGGCGGAGGAACGTCCATCCGAGCGTGAATGCGAGACGCGATCGCCTCCTCGAGTGCCCCCACCGCGTGCGCCAACGCTGCGGCGCGATCCGCTCCGAAGGTCGTCAGTTCCGGAAAGTCGCGCGAGGTGACCAGTACGGTGCCGTCGTCCTCATCGATCAGATTGACCATATATCCCAACATTCCGTGTTCTCCTCTTTCAAACCGTACTGCCGTACTGCCGTACTGCCGTGCGGTCGGCGTGTCCTTCATTCATCATCCAGGCCAAGATCCTTCTTGATCTTCGCGACCACGCCACTGCTCAATTCCTTGTTGGCGCCGTGCATGGGCAACTGAGAGCGACGACCCAAACGATGGACGATGAGGTGACCGCTTCCACGGCGCTTGCTCTCGAACGTGCAACCTCGCTTGCGCAGCCACCGCTTCAACTCCGCCGCCTTCATTACCTGTGTCTCTGTGTCTATGGTATACTAACACTATTGTTAGATGTCTGCCACGCTGTCACGCAGCCACACAGCGACAAGGACATCGATGGTGTTGCACGCCGAATCAGCGGCGGGCCGGTCGAGCGCGATCAGAGGTCCGGGCACAGGGCGTCGGCGCGTGGCGGCGCCGAGCAACCCTCGCGGAGCATGAGAAGCCGCGGCCGTTGCCCCCGCAATCTTAGTCCGCTTATGTTATCTGCATGCCGGTCGAGACGTCCGTCAGCCAGTACCTCGCGACAATCGGTCGCAAGGGCGGCAAGAACAGCCGCCGGCGGCTGTCCAGCGACCAGGCTCGGGACATGGTGCGGGTGCGCGAGATCAGGCGCGCATTCCGCGAGTACTACGCCCGCTGCTTCTGGTACATGCCCCCGGATGCCCGCCTGACGCTGGATGACCTCCCCGAGGTGGTGCGCGGCCTGCGCAAGAACGGCGGACGGGAAGGGATGCGCCGGGCCGCCAGGCTGTGCCGGTAAGCGAACTGCAGGCACGCGTCCTGCGCGAGATCGCCGCCAATCGGAGCCCGGACAGCTACCTGGCGGGAGCGACCGTCCTGCACCGAGCGAAAGACAGCCCGCGGTTCTCGCAGGATCTGGACATTTTTCACGATCTCGCGGAAGCCGTTGCCGTCAGCGCCGAGGCGGATGCGCGAACGCTGCGACGCGCCGGCTACTCGCTGACGTGGGCCCTGCAGACGCCGACCTTCTACCGCGCGGTGGCCGAGGTATCAGGCCAGTCTCTCAAGCTCGAATGGGCGCACGACAGCGCGTTTCGGTTCTTCCCGGTGGAGCGGGACGAGTTCTGTGGCTTTCGCCTGCACTCCGCCGATGCAGCGGTGAACAAGGTGCTGGCAATGGCCGGTCGCATGGAGGTGCGTGACTTCGTCGACGTGCTCCACCTCGACGCCGAGTACCTTTCGCTGGGCGCCTTGGCGTGGGCGGGGCGGCAAGGATCCGGGGTATACCCCCGACTTCCTGCTGGATCATGCCGCCGCCCACACCGCCTACCGTCCCGCCGACCTCGCGCGCCTGCATCTGCGCGTGCCGCTTGAACTGCCGGCCATGAAGCGGCGGTGGCTCGACGCGCTCGACCGGGCGCGAACGCTGGTGAGCCGGCTTCCCGACCAGGAGATCGGGTGCCTCTACCTCGACGAAACAGGCTCGCCTACCAGTCCGGACCCATCGGCGGATCGATTCCGGACGCTTGAGCGCCATCTCGGCAGCGTCGGCGGCGCCTGGCCCACGGTGTCAGC from Spirochaetaceae bacterium includes:
- a CDS encoding amidotransferase yields the protein MRAHYLQHVPFEGLGCIESWLHRAGYEVTATRFYDSTELPEPVDVDLVVAMGGPMSVNDEEQYPWLAAEKRFIGAAIELGRPVLGVCLGAQLIASARGAEVYPNKVKEIGWLPIQGVAPAAGADADGHGDAGGERPATFRFPPFLEVFHWHGDTFDLPEGAVRLARSNAALNQAFQLGDSVIGMQFHLDTTPDGARALVEHCRAELVPSMYVQAEPRILAAEPAKYGALNGWMDRVLTFITGIDPP
- a CDS encoding ABC transporter permease, with the protein product MILTVAVLVGGTSGFVGGRLDLVMQRVVDAWMAFPGLLLLLTVMSIVGRGMVEIIVVLGITGGIPASRIVRAAVIGVKESTYFLAAEMIGRTRWTTLLRHVLPNIAAPVLIVFSINIGAVIIAEASLSFLGFGLPLEVPSWGSLLSRDGRKYMEQAHWLALWPGLCLTILVYSLNMFGDALRDLLDPRLKGGMGRIGAPGAN
- a CDS encoding type II toxin-antitoxin system HicA family toxin, with protein sequence MKAAELKRWLRKRGCTFESKRRGSGHLIVHRLGRRSQLPMHGANKELSSGVVAKIKKDLGLDDE
- a CDS encoding nucleotidyl transferase AbiEii/AbiGii toxin family protein, with amino-acid sequence MPVSELQARVLREIAANRSPDSYLAGATVLHRAKDSPRFSQDLDIFHDLAEAVAVSAEADARTLRRAGYSLTWALQTPTFYRAVAEVSGQSLKLEWAHDSAFRFFPVERDEFCGFRLHSADAAVNKVLAMAGRMEVRDFVDVLHLDAEYLSLGALAWAGRQGSGVYPRLPAGSCRRPHRLPSRRPRAPASARAA
- a CDS encoding Uma2 family endonuclease, translated to MAVQADQATRERLAPAPGHGAERAAGKPLPLENGDRLSRAEFERRYTARPDLKTAELIEGVVYMPSPVRAVSHAEPHAAILGWLVTYCASTPGVRAADNATVRLDLDNEPQPDALLRIVPAAGGRTMMSADDYIDGAPELIVEIAASSAAIDLHDKLRAYRRNGVQEYLVWRVLERQIDWFVLTGGEYRPLAATAGGMLESRVFPGLRLAVDALLQGDIAGVLAELQNGLSIPEHAEFVEHLRAAEAAVEEDS